GAAAGAAGCTACTGTTAACTTTATGACCACAAAACTCGTTATTGATGGTGAGGATGAAAAAATGCCAACAATAATAGCAGAGGCCGAAAAAATAGTTAAAAAAATCGAACCCGATACAACTATGAAAAAGGCTTAAAGGAGGCTATTTAGTATGACAA
This window of the Negativicoccus succinicivorans genome carries:
- a CDS encoding cation transporter; protein product: MKKKFILEGLDCANCAAKMEKAINELDGVKEATVNFMTTKLVIDGEDEKMPTIIAEAEKIVKKIEPDTTMKKA